The following coding sequences are from one Leptospira mayottensis 200901116 window:
- a CDS encoding STAS domain-containing protein produces MPFLLYTDPQVVPSGSLNISYSKVTIEGELTIYEALEFKEKLDSVFRDCFPFLEIDLFKIQKIDTSCLQILLSFKKEAQRINADIRFVNYSHVVSKLIDFYELSGLLNNDSKLSKSLQLEASKD; encoded by the coding sequence ATGCCATTTTTATTATATACAGATCCTCAAGTAGTTCCTTCTGGAAGCTTAAACATTTCCTATTCGAAAGTTACGATCGAAGGTGAACTTACTATTTATGAAGCCCTCGAATTTAAGGAGAAGCTCGATTCTGTTTTTAGAGATTGTTTTCCTTTTTTAGAAATCGATCTTTTTAAGATACAAAAGATCGACACTTCTTGCTTACAAATTTTGCTCTCATTCAAAAAGGAGGCACAACGAATAAACGCTGACATTCGGTTTGTCAATTACAGCCACGTCGTTTCAAAGTTAATCGATTTCTACGAACTTTCCGGGCTTTTAAACAACGATAGCAAACTTTCCAAATCACTTCAACTTGAAGCGAGCAAGGATTAA
- a CDS encoding PAS domain-containing sensor histidine kinase, which yields MLPPVVERDLTNFEHSHELYEILVNQISDSILVTDAQLESPGPKIIFVNPAFCKMTGYLKAELIGQTPRILQGPLTNRKTMRDLKRSLTQGKDFSGETINYKKDGSSYNVEWHISAIRDFSGKILCFISIQRDITEKVKKGESVTRHLRLEMGITSATQILLSTSVELKILKYAMEQFLVFVDSERLYLFKNSENADSAELYLEVNDPSMDTSEIPTTQLIIYKEDYIRWKKIFSSGGYLQGNVSEFPENEKKFFNQRETRSVTLIPLFVSNEWFGFAGFENLKAINVIKEEIFTIRTFVDLISVFLERKNVLEELKIHREKLEVLVNQRTEELNLQKEMAEKANRAKSEFLANMSHELRTPLNSIIGFSRLMQLPMEMEKENKYKDLIFHSGVHLLNIINDILDLSRIEAGKLVLNESDFDLKELISTSIEMILGEAITKKIGMTFQYFPEEADFEIKADPKRIRQVILNLLGNAIKFTDPSGEILITLKKLENDYELSVQDSGIGIPQNEIHRIFETFHQVKREDQSAYEGSGLGLPIVKKIVEAHQGSIEVESEPEKGSKFNVLLPHFSYLEKQNALNSNVQAGSFPQDITFQELIYPAELKSIPVLLAILDRIYDRAIEKYFIHNFQEFITLRTTKDFSKIPQKSLDSHRILLYDTRLLLEETEVVKSLRVFLNEDPKLSHLVLLETADIPLPFQEDLLSFFPDYTIQNPFSLDKLKSILIEIEKEICLGDRTEKKEYFS from the coding sequence ATGTTGCCTCCAGTCGTGGAAAGGGATCTGACAAACTTCGAACATTCACACGAACTTTATGAAATTCTGGTAAATCAGATTTCGGATTCCATATTGGTCACAGATGCACAATTAGAATCTCCAGGACCAAAAATCATTTTTGTGAATCCTGCTTTTTGTAAAATGACAGGTTATTTAAAGGCCGAATTAATCGGTCAAACCCCGCGCATACTACAAGGGCCTTTAACAAATCGAAAAACGATGAGGGATTTAAAACGGTCTTTGACTCAAGGAAAAGATTTTTCGGGAGAAACAATCAACTACAAAAAAGACGGAAGTTCGTATAACGTGGAATGGCATATATCCGCAATTCGGGATTTTTCCGGAAAAATCCTATGTTTCATCTCAATACAAAGGGATATTACAGAAAAAGTAAAAAAGGGAGAATCGGTTACGAGACATCTCCGTTTGGAAATGGGAATCACTTCGGCTACACAAATCCTTCTTTCTACATCGGTGGAACTTAAAATTTTAAAATACGCAATGGAGCAATTCCTCGTTTTCGTGGATTCAGAACGACTCTACCTTTTTAAAAATTCGGAAAACGCGGATTCAGCCGAGCTTTATCTGGAAGTAAACGATCCTTCTATGGATACGTCCGAAATCCCGACGACCCAATTGATCATTTACAAAGAAGATTACATCCGTTGGAAAAAAATTTTTTCCTCGGGCGGCTATTTGCAGGGAAACGTATCCGAATTTCCGGAAAATGAAAAAAAATTTTTCAATCAAAGAGAAACTCGTTCTGTCACTTTGATTCCTCTTTTTGTTTCCAACGAATGGTTTGGTTTTGCCGGATTCGAAAACCTCAAAGCGATCAATGTGATCAAAGAGGAAATTTTTACGATTCGAACGTTTGTAGATTTGATCAGCGTATTTCTAGAACGTAAAAACGTATTAGAAGAATTGAAAATTCACAGGGAAAAACTCGAAGTCCTTGTAAATCAAAGAACAGAGGAGCTAAACCTTCAAAAGGAAATGGCAGAAAAAGCGAACAGAGCCAAATCCGAATTTTTGGCAAACATGAGTCACGAACTCAGAACACCTCTTAATTCCATCATTGGATTTTCCAGACTCATGCAACTTCCGATGGAAATGGAAAAAGAAAATAAATATAAGGATTTGATCTTTCATTCCGGCGTTCATCTTCTAAACATCATCAACGACATACTCGACCTATCCCGAATCGAAGCCGGAAAGTTAGTTTTGAATGAATCCGATTTTGATCTCAAGGAATTGATTTCTACGTCAATTGAAATGATTCTAGGAGAAGCGATCACAAAAAAAATCGGAATGACTTTCCAATATTTTCCGGAAGAAGCAGATTTTGAAATCAAAGCAGATCCGAAACGAATCCGACAAGTCATCCTCAATCTGCTCGGAAATGCGATCAAGTTTACGGATCCTTCCGGTGAAATTCTAATTACATTAAAAAAACTCGAAAACGATTACGAACTTTCCGTTCAGGATTCCGGAATCGGAATCCCTCAAAACGAAATTCATAGAATTTTTGAAACGTTTCATCAGGTAAAAAGAGAAGATCAATCCGCTTATGAAGGAAGCGGGCTCGGTCTGCCGATTGTAAAAAAGATCGTGGAAGCCCATCAAGGTTCCATTGAAGTAGAAAGCGAGCCCGAAAAAGGGAGTAAGTTTAACGTTCTCTTGCCGCATTTCTCTTATTTGGAAAAGCAAAATGCACTCAATTCAAACGTTCAAGCCGGATCTTTTCCTCAAGACATAACTTTTCAGGAACTAATTTATCCAGCCGAACTTAAATCAATACCTGTTCTGCTTGCAATTCTAGATAGAATTTATGACCGAGCCATTGAAAAATATTTCATACATAACTTTCAAGAGTTCATTACGTTACGTACCACGAAAGATTTTTCCAAAATACCGCAAAAAAGCCTCGATTCCCACAGAATATTATTATATGATACACGCTTGCTTTTGGAAGAAACAGAAGTTGTCAAATCCTTGAGAGTTTTTTTAAACGAAGATCCCAAGTTAAGTCATTTGGTCCTTTTGGAAACCGCGGATATTCCACTTCCCTTTCAAGAAGATCTGCTTTCATTCTTCCCGGATTATACGATCCAGAACCCGTTTTCCTTAGATAAATTGAAATCGATTTTAATCGAGATTGAAAAGGAGATATGTCTTGGAGACCGAACTGAAAAAAAAGAATACTTTTCGTAA
- a CDS encoding response regulator: MKRILIVDDSAVFRKILNLHLSNSDFDILEAVDGQDGLDKLQSDKVDLIVSDMNMPNMDGITFVKEIKKDPKNKFTPIIMLTTESQVEVKNEGLAAGARAWLTKPFSPEELVQTIHKLLP, translated from the coding sequence ATGAAACGAATTCTCATCGTAGACGATTCGGCTGTCTTTAGAAAGATACTCAATCTGCATCTAAGTAATTCCGATTTCGACATTTTAGAGGCTGTGGATGGACAAGACGGATTGGACAAACTACAAAGCGACAAAGTTGATCTCATAGTAAGTGATATGAACATGCCGAACATGGACGGAATTACGTTCGTAAAAGAAATCAAGAAAGATCCCAAAAATAAATTTACTCCGATCATCATGCTAACTACGGAATCCCAGGTGGAAGTAAAAAACGAAGGGCTGGCCGCTGGTGCTCGAGCTTGGCTCACGAAACCATTTTCCCCCGAAGAACTAGTCCAAACTATCCATAAATTATTACCTTGA
- a CDS encoding LON peptidase substrate-binding domain-containing protein yields MFPGTYLPLHIFEPRYRLMLDYCMESSEELAIAPILPTKSKTLSRHPEIETVFGWGKIIRRDPLPDGRSNILLEGKGIAKLIDYETVEPFRVAKIEKIEPDFEYLKDENFKKTFERLLFLTKRILLSEGAGEDLILRMNELVTHPFPIDFIASILNFEFSKKQEILVDPNPMEKTKILMEIVEELNLRE; encoded by the coding sequence TTGTTCCCGGGGACATACTTACCTCTCCATATTTTTGAACCTAGATATAGATTGATGCTCGACTATTGTATGGAATCGAGCGAAGAATTGGCCATAGCTCCCATCCTTCCTACAAAATCAAAAACTCTTTCCAGGCATCCTGAAATCGAAACCGTATTCGGTTGGGGAAAGATTATCCGAAGAGATCCTCTTCCCGATGGAAGATCCAATATTCTTCTGGAAGGAAAGGGAATCGCTAAACTAATCGACTACGAAACGGTGGAACCTTTCCGGGTGGCGAAAATCGAAAAGATTGAACCGGACTTCGAATATCTAAAGGACGAAAATTTTAAAAAGACTTTCGAAAGACTTTTGTTTTTGACGAAGAGAATTCTTCTTTCCGAGGGTGCAGGAGAAGACTTAATTCTTAGAATGAATGAACTCGTAACTCATCCTTTCCCGATCGACTTTATCGCCTCAATTCTCAACTTCGAATTTTCTAAAAAACAGGAAATCCTTGTGGATCCGAATCCTATGGAAAAAACGAAGATTTTGATGGAAATTGTGGAAGAACTAAATTTGAGAGAATGA
- a CDS encoding flagellin: MIINHNISAIFAHRTLKFNSESMGKDIEKLSSGMRINRAGDDASGLAVSEKMRTQILGLRRAEMNTEDGMSLIQTTEGYLQETHEIVQRIRVLAVQAANGIYTEEDRQQIQVEVSQLVDEIDRIASQAEFNKMKLLTGAFARLNPTASMWFHMGANMHQRERVYIETMNTAALGLRNPTVLTFISLSTAGKANSVIGLTDDALRTISKQRADLGAYYNRLEHAAKGLMNAYENIQAAESRIRDTDMAEQMTSFTRYQILTQAATAMLAQANMKPQTVLQLLK, encoded by the coding sequence ATGATTATCAACCATAATATCAGTGCCATTTTCGCGCACAGAACGTTGAAATTCAACAGCGAAAGTATGGGAAAGGACATCGAAAAATTGTCCTCCGGAATGAGAATCAACCGTGCAGGTGACGACGCTTCCGGTCTTGCAGTGTCCGAGAAAATGAGAACTCAAATTTTAGGTCTCAGAAGAGCGGAAATGAACACTGAAGATGGTATGTCTCTGATCCAAACAACGGAAGGATATCTCCAGGAAACTCATGAAATTGTTCAGAGAATCCGGGTTCTGGCTGTCCAAGCCGCCAACGGTATTTATACCGAGGAGGATAGACAGCAGATTCAAGTGGAAGTTTCCCAGTTGGTTGACGAGATTGACCGAATCGCTTCTCAAGCGGAATTCAACAAGATGAAACTCCTTACCGGAGCTTTTGCAAGATTGAATCCGACCGCGAGTATGTGGTTTCACATGGGTGCGAATATGCATCAAAGAGAAAGAGTTTACATTGAAACGATGAATACTGCGGCATTAGGTCTCAGAAACCCGACCGTTTTGACGTTTATTTCTCTTTCTACTGCTGGTAAGGCGAACTCGGTAATCGGACTAACGGATGATGCACTGCGTACCATCTCTAAACAGAGAGCGGATCTAGGTGCGTATTACAACCGTCTGGAACACGCTGCGAAAGGCCTCATGAACGCTTATGAGAACATCCAAGCTGCGGAATCCAGAATCCGTGACACCGACATGGCCGAGCAAATGACCAGCTTTACGCGTTACCAGATCTTGACACAAGCTGCTACCGCCATGCTGGCTCAGGCCAATATGAAACCACAGACGGTTCTCCAGTTGCTGAAGTAA
- a CDS encoding peptide MFS transporter, whose translation MDLQSQNLNSHPKGLPVLFFTETWERFSFYGMRALLVLFLTKVFHFSDPDANRIYGIYTGLVYLTPLAGGYLADRYLGFKKSILLGTTLMMFGHLSLAFETKPFFFCGLALLIIGVGFFKPNISTVVGRIYEEENKAHMKDSGFTIFYMGINLGGFLGPLFCGYFSESFGWGYGFGVAAFGVLFGILIFLLGQKRFSDRVFKPDKKRIDEGSRHFPLTKEEKRRVVIILIFTAFAIIFWAVFEQIGSSMNLFIDRHVDRNWFGYDIPTPFFQSLNPLLILILAPLVAFFWTALSKRGWKPDTSIRFVYGFFILGLGFLILTLTTLDFRLGHRISAIWLVLTVVCITVGELFTSPGGLALITKLAPSHLGGFMMGVWFLSSFFGNILAGELAGLMKTDSFPAFFGMFAGFAFAGGSALYLVRKRFRVWMHGVDF comes from the coding sequence ATGGACCTCCAGAGCCAAAATCTGAATTCACATCCGAAGGGGCTCCCCGTTTTATTTTTTACGGAAACTTGGGAAAGATTCAGCTTTTATGGAATGCGCGCCTTGCTCGTGTTGTTTCTCACCAAGGTTTTTCACTTTTCGGATCCGGATGCAAATCGAATCTATGGTATTTACACGGGACTCGTTTATTTAACTCCTCTCGCTGGCGGTTATTTAGCGGATCGGTATCTGGGTTTTAAGAAGTCCATTCTTCTGGGAACGACTCTCATGATGTTCGGACACCTAAGTCTTGCTTTTGAAACAAAACCGTTTTTCTTTTGCGGTTTGGCCTTACTCATCATTGGAGTTGGTTTTTTTAAACCGAATATCTCTACGGTCGTGGGAAGAATTTACGAAGAAGAAAATAAAGCCCACATGAAAGATTCCGGTTTTACAATCTTTTATATGGGAATTAATTTAGGTGGATTTTTAGGACCTTTGTTTTGCGGATATTTCAGCGAATCTTTCGGTTGGGGATATGGATTCGGAGTGGCCGCCTTTGGCGTGTTATTCGGGATTTTAATTTTCCTTTTGGGGCAAAAAAGATTTTCGGATCGTGTTTTTAAACCGGATAAAAAACGTATCGACGAAGGAAGCAGACATTTTCCTTTAACGAAAGAAGAAAAGCGAAGAGTCGTAATTATTCTGATCTTCACCGCGTTTGCGATCATTTTCTGGGCGGTATTCGAGCAAATCGGTTCTTCTATGAATCTTTTCATCGACCGTCATGTGGATCGAAACTGGTTCGGATATGATATTCCGACGCCTTTTTTTCAATCTTTAAATCCTCTTTTGATTTTGATTCTGGCTCCGCTTGTAGCTTTCTTTTGGACCGCCCTTTCCAAAAGGGGTTGGAAGCCGGATACTTCGATCCGGTTTGTATACGGTTTTTTTATTTTGGGTTTGGGCTTTTTGATTTTAACGTTAACTACTCTTGACTTTCGACTTGGACATAGAATTTCTGCGATCTGGCTTGTACTAACGGTCGTTTGTATCACCGTTGGAGAACTATTTACTTCTCCCGGAGGATTAGCACTCATTACTAAATTGGCTCCGAGTCATCTCGGAGGTTTTATGATGGGGGTTTGGTTTCTTTCTAGTTTTTTCGGCAATATTCTTGCTGGAGAATTGGCGGGCCTTATGAAAACGGACAGTTTCCCTGCGTTTTTCGGAATGTTTGCGGGATTTGCATTTGCGGGAGGGAGCGCTCTTTATCTCGTGCGAAAGAGATTTCGAGTTTGGATGCACGGCGTGGATTTCTAA
- a CDS encoding C40 family peptidase, producing the protein MFRILVIFWVLVWFSVSVFADPFSDLLKEDFEAGQTLLIRNSVFQKLGGKSKDPKVIEITKNTIPWAIMEGLAPDMIADLIVSQYYVSLSGMRFTETEDAIPILSKQKLSNKDFVLVSLFVKETDKAGIREEIRNVFLSTALKSSWDGFSILAGGRALIAGKYVGIPENRLASRVLGLFPSKGAASPFEKTDSAFRQAVFFNPTNDRYTLASDLLSQLKSLHDGTKSKSLDSWTAAISTARTLDGSLDSAGEVVIGDRPKFGFEENIPEPPLVPELEPDAPIQPGKTEWGILNSSNLLSVVKEWLGTPYYWGGTSKKGVDCSGFTFSSLTDKRVGVPLKIVPRLGREQAKSGSSVSHGNLRAGDLIFFSASPNQSKITHVGLVISEREFAHASSTRGVVIDKISMKWWLDRYVTSRRLFQKVQ; encoded by the coding sequence ATGTTTCGAATTCTGGTGATTTTTTGGGTACTTGTTTGGTTTTCTGTGTCCGTTTTTGCGGACCCGTTTTCCGATCTGCTCAAAGAGGATTTCGAAGCTGGGCAGACCCTTTTAATCCGAAATTCCGTTTTTCAGAAATTAGGCGGAAAATCCAAAGATCCGAAGGTGATCGAAATCACTAAAAACACAATCCCCTGGGCGATTATGGAAGGTTTGGCCCCCGACATGATTGCGGATCTGATTGTAAGTCAATATTACGTTTCCTTATCCGGAATGCGTTTTACGGAAACGGAAGATGCGATACCAATTTTATCCAAGCAGAAACTTTCGAACAAGGACTTCGTTTTAGTGTCCTTGTTTGTAAAAGAGACGGATAAGGCTGGAATTCGAGAAGAGATTCGAAATGTGTTTTTATCGACGGCTTTGAAATCCAGTTGGGACGGGTTTTCCATTTTGGCCGGGGGACGAGCTCTCATTGCAGGAAAGTATGTGGGAATTCCGGAAAACAGACTTGCATCCAGAGTATTGGGACTTTTTCCGAGTAAGGGGGCGGCTTCTCCTTTTGAGAAAACGGACTCTGCTTTTAGACAGGCAGTTTTTTTTAATCCGACAAACGATCGTTATACTCTTGCATCCGATCTTTTATCTCAGCTTAAGTCTTTACACGATGGTACTAAAAGTAAGTCCTTGGATTCCTGGACGGCAGCGATCTCAACGGCAAGAACCTTGGACGGCAGTTTGGATTCTGCTGGTGAAGTCGTAATCGGAGACAGACCGAAATTTGGATTTGAGGAAAATATTCCAGAACCTCCTTTGGTTCCAGAGCTGGAACCGGATGCTCCGATCCAGCCCGGTAAAACCGAATGGGGAATATTGAATTCTTCTAATTTACTTTCAGTAGTTAAGGAATGGTTAGGTACTCCTTATTATTGGGGAGGGACTTCTAAAAAAGGAGTAGATTGTTCTGGATTTACATTCAGTTCTTTGACGGACAAAAGAGTGGGAGTTCCTTTAAAAATAGTTCCTCGTCTCGGTAGAGAACAAGCTAAGTCGGGAAGCAGTGTTTCCCACGGCAATCTGAGAGCGGGCGATTTGATTTTTTTTTCGGCTTCTCCGAATCAAAGTAAGATTACTCATGTGGGACTTGTCATCAGTGAGAGGGAATTTGCGCACGCTTCTTCCACGAGAGGCGTTGTGATCGATAAGATTTCTATGAAATGGTGGTTAGACCGTTACGTGACATCGAGAAGATTGTTTCAAAAAGTTCAGTGA
- the ispH gene encoding 4-hydroxy-3-methylbut-2-enyl diphosphate reductase, translated as MLERIYLANPRGFCAGVKYAISYVEQVQANSKERIYVRKEIVHNRRVVEDMKKRGILFINDLDEAPDGATVVFSAHGVAPSVVEAAKQRGMKIGDATCPLVTRVHRKARKIKDTHQIIYIGHQGHDEAIGTMGEAEMFLVESPNDVIALKDKIDLSKPLTYLMQTTLSIADTKNIVDQISKTFPFVEHPVKDDICYATTERQEAVSSMMNHIDAMLVIGADNSSNSLRLLQLAQKSKPHSFKVTGADDLSKEYIQNNRIKILGLTAGASTPQVLVDEIIFKLKTLYPNAEVELFPGSREDSMNFKLPGILLS; from the coding sequence ATGTTAGAAAGGATTTATTTAGCCAATCCCAGAGGATTTTGCGCCGGCGTAAAATACGCAATTTCTTACGTGGAACAGGTTCAGGCTAATTCGAAAGAACGTATATACGTTCGTAAAGAAATCGTACACAACCGCAGGGTTGTAGAAGATATGAAAAAAAGAGGAATCCTTTTTATCAATGATCTAGATGAAGCACCTGATGGGGCCACTGTCGTTTTTTCAGCGCATGGAGTCGCTCCCTCCGTCGTAGAAGCCGCCAAACAAAGGGGAATGAAAATCGGAGACGCAACCTGCCCTCTCGTTACAAGAGTCCATCGAAAAGCGAGAAAGATTAAAGACACACACCAAATCATTTACATAGGACACCAAGGACACGACGAAGCGATTGGAACCATGGGAGAAGCCGAAATGTTTCTTGTCGAATCACCGAATGACGTAATTGCATTAAAAGATAAAATCGATCTGAGCAAACCACTTACCTATTTGATGCAAACGACTCTTTCCATCGCAGATACGAAGAATATCGTAGATCAAATATCGAAGACATTTCCGTTCGTAGAACATCCTGTTAAAGACGATATCTGTTATGCAACAACGGAAAGACAGGAAGCAGTCTCTTCGATGATGAATCATATAGACGCCATGCTCGTAATCGGTGCCGATAATAGTTCCAATTCCTTACGCCTTTTACAGCTCGCCCAAAAATCTAAACCACATTCGTTCAAAGTGACTGGAGCTGACGATCTTTCCAAGGAATACATTCAAAATAATAGAATCAAAATTTTAGGATTAACCGCGGGAGCTTCCACTCCTCAAGTTCTCGTAGACGAAATCATTTTTAAGTTAAAAACCCTTTACCCAAATGCAGAAGTGGAATTGTTTCCCGGCTCCCGGGAAGATTCCATGAACTTCAAACTTCCCGGGATCTTGCTCAGTTAA
- a CDS encoding cob(I)yrinic acid a,c-diamide adenosyltransferase — protein sequence MKIYTKKGDFGQTSLATGVKVSKSDRRVELYGTADELNSTIGVVKSFLSEKSILHSSLETIQNLLFELGSELAGFKPKKESCILEEDITFLENQIDRMQEKLEPLKKFILPGGTKASAFLHISRTVARKLERDMVKFKEEGLEIFPPPMVFMNRLSDFFFVAARFANLEENIQEPLWTSRAKI from the coding sequence ATGAAAATCTATACAAAAAAAGGGGATTTCGGACAAACCTCCCTCGCAACTGGCGTGAAGGTTTCAAAATCCGATCGGAGAGTCGAATTGTACGGAACGGCGGATGAACTCAATTCCACAATTGGGGTTGTTAAATCTTTTTTGTCGGAAAAGTCCATTCTTCATTCTTCTTTGGAAACGATTCAAAATCTTCTTTTTGAATTGGGATCGGAGCTAGCCGGCTTTAAACCTAAGAAAGAATCCTGCATTTTAGAAGAAGACATTACTTTCTTAGAAAATCAAATCGATCGAATGCAGGAGAAGTTAGAACCTCTAAAAAAGTTTATTCTCCCTGGCGGGACCAAAGCCTCTGCGTTTCTACATATTTCCAGAACTGTAGCGAGAAAATTGGAAAGAGACATGGTGAAATTCAAGGAGGAGGGGCTTGAGATTTTTCCCCCTCCCATGGTGTTTATGAATCGTCTTTCGGATTTCTTTTTCGTTGCCGCTCGTTTTGCGAATTTAGAAGAGAATATTCAGGAACCTTTATGGACCTCCAGAGCCAAAATCTGA
- a CDS encoding flagellin, translating into MIINHNISALRTNNVLKSVNKELDKTMEKLSTGLRINRAGDDALGFAMSEKMRTQIRGLAQAERNVMDGVSFIQVTEGTLEQVNNILQRLRELSIQTSNGIYSNEDRKLVQLEVDQLIDEVDRIGKSAEFNHIKPLSGDHSKQANKPIQLQVGPNQNEKLDIFIDSMNATGLQLVANGKKQVLSSPASANAMIGILDTAISKVNQQRADLGAYYNRLEITSQGLQSSYVNMVAAESRVRDADMAEQIVDYTRNQILTKSGSAMLAQANMRPDQVVKLLSDRFG; encoded by the coding sequence ATGATAATCAATCACAACATTAGCGCGCTCAGAACGAATAATGTACTCAAGAGCGTAAACAAAGAACTGGACAAGACCATGGAAAAACTTTCCACAGGTCTACGAATCAATCGCGCCGGGGATGACGCCCTCGGTTTTGCAATGTCCGAAAAGATGCGGACTCAGATTCGAGGTCTTGCTCAAGCAGAGCGTAACGTGATGGACGGAGTTTCTTTTATTCAAGTTACAGAAGGAACTCTTGAACAGGTAAATAACATCCTACAAAGGCTGAGAGAACTTTCGATCCAAACTTCGAACGGAATCTACTCGAACGAGGATCGCAAATTAGTTCAGCTCGAAGTGGATCAACTGATCGACGAAGTGGATCGTATCGGGAAATCGGCAGAGTTCAATCACATCAAACCTCTTTCCGGAGACCATTCCAAACAAGCCAACAAGCCAATTCAACTCCAAGTAGGTCCGAATCAAAATGAGAAACTCGATATCTTTATCGATTCCATGAACGCAACCGGTCTACAATTGGTTGCCAACGGAAAAAAACAGGTCCTATCCTCTCCCGCAAGCGCGAATGCGATGATCGGGATTTTGGATACTGCAATTTCCAAGGTGAACCAACAAAGAGCTGATCTCGGAGCGTATTACAATCGTTTAGAAATCACTTCTCAAGGGTTGCAATCCAGCTATGTAAATATGGTCGCCGCAGAAAGCCGCGTGAGGGACGCGGATATGGCGGAACAAATCGTCGATTATACAAGAAATCAGATTCTCACCAAAAGCGGTTCCGCTATGCTCGCTCAGGCGAACATGAGACCCGATCAAGTAGTGAAATTGTTAAGCGACAGATTCGGCTAA
- a CDS encoding hybrid sensor histidine kinase/response regulator — protein sequence METELKKKNTFRKIPNDPILIVEDKQENSILLESLCDELGVKHEVASNGAEALKRIEDKKYSLFILDLMMPVMDGGAFLTKLKEIYPNAIVLVQTAIDRNEKIIEIMKLGVFDYILKPIYPDIFLKVLQKALNYCYLKNMEENLAKIEDQKLRNQLEWLTYKETIRKSDSESFEKNSIHSLKTSLSQGSGIGAMTSLLDMIDSVKIQEENFYKVDKEILDLLLTNNRITKNMLLGLEKLLDLIDQNFEFSSVSTKYILEKVKELPENLNSFLMSKRVSVTLPIFKKEYKVNVNLSLLYLAMEELFLNAFKYCSPNSQIDIFANVNQSYFCITFKNRVIEKPYGGIPEKFEQLVIQPFFRIYPPVENVSHLEKFGLGLGLTAVDHIVRKHHGLFFIHNANDHTSEDVSLCVLAEIFIPLV from the coding sequence TTGGAGACCGAACTGAAAAAAAAGAATACTTTTCGTAAAATTCCAAACGATCCTATTTTGATCGTGGAAGATAAACAAGAGAACAGTATTCTTCTGGAAAGTTTATGTGACGAACTGGGTGTAAAACATGAAGTTGCGTCTAACGGAGCAGAAGCTCTAAAAAGGATTGAAGATAAAAAATATTCCCTTTTTATTCTGGATTTGATGATGCCCGTAATGGACGGGGGGGCCTTCCTTACAAAGCTCAAAGAGATTTATCCTAACGCTATTGTTCTCGTCCAGACTGCAATCGATAGAAACGAAAAAATCATAGAGATCATGAAACTCGGGGTTTTCGATTACATTTTAAAACCGATTTATCCCGACATCTTCCTCAAAGTTCTTCAAAAGGCGCTGAACTATTGTTATCTCAAAAATATGGAAGAGAATCTGGCCAAGATCGAAGATCAGAAACTGAGAAACCAGCTCGAATGGCTTACCTATAAAGAAACAATTCGTAAATCCGACAGTGAATCCTTCGAGAAGAATTCGATCCACAGTTTAAAAACGTCACTTTCCCAAGGAAGCGGGATCGGCGCTATGACCAGTCTTTTGGATATGATTGATTCAGTTAAAATACAGGAAGAAAATTTTTACAAAGTCGATAAGGAAATTTTGGATCTTCTTCTTACAAATAATCGAATCACGAAAAATATGTTGCTCGGTCTTGAAAAACTGCTGGATCTGATCGATCAAAACTTCGAGTTCTCCTCCGTTTCTACCAAATACATTTTGGAAAAAGTCAAGGAGCTTCCAGAAAATTTAAACTCTTTCTTGATGTCCAAAAGAGTTTCTGTCACTCTTCCCATTTTTAAAAAAGAATATAAGGTAAACGTAAATCTTTCTCTTTTGTATCTTGCAATGGAAGAATTGTTCCTCAATGCGTTCAAATATTGTTCGCCCAATTCTCAGATCGATATTTTTGCGAACGTCAACCAAAGCTATTTCTGTATAACGTTTAAAAACCGAGTAATTGAAAAACCTTACGGAGGTATTCCAGAAAAGTTCGAACAACTTGTAATCCAACCTTTCTTTAGGATTTATCCCCCGGTTGAAAACGTAAGTCACTTGGAAAAGTTTGGTCTCGGCCTTGGACTAACTGCAGTGGATCATATCGTTCGTAAACATCACGGATTATTCTTTATCCACAACGCAAACGACCATACATCCGAAGACGTAAGCCTCTGCGTTCTCGCAGAAATTTTTATTCCGTTGGTTTAA